In Nonomuraea muscovyensis, one genomic interval encodes:
- a CDS encoding glycosyltransferase family 2 protein, protein MITLSVVVPVRDCARYIGDALSSLCRNSRGDFEFIVVDDGSTDGTGDVADDFRGDLPGLAVIRNPVPLGLADARNTGLEAATGRYVTFMDGDDWLAPGHLERLVAAIDGLGCDFVRTDHVQAEGRKRVVHRAPLARRDMVLDPREAILPAGVRTMVDYPYAWAGVYRRSLHDLLRFPGSLHTAEDRPWIWRLHQEAATFAVVSLAGLFYRRQVAGSLTQVGDERQLHFFDAFELVFKDVEEEFRPKAVRNFCSLLAHHLRLADRFTPRLRARFEERGVAMVRGLPPDLVVESLAGMSAEREAVLRTLLPDLPPSPHVRYRSRPGRDREDP, encoded by the coding sequence TTGATCACTCTTTCGGTCGTCGTGCCCGTCCGGGACTGCGCGCGCTACATCGGCGACGCGCTGTCCTCGCTGTGCCGCAACAGCCGGGGCGACTTCGAGTTCATCGTGGTGGACGACGGGTCCACGGACGGGACCGGCGACGTCGCCGACGACTTCCGCGGCGACCTGCCCGGCCTGGCCGTGATCCGCAACCCCGTGCCGCTGGGGCTGGCGGACGCGCGCAACACCGGGCTCGAGGCGGCCACCGGCCGGTACGTGACGTTCATGGACGGCGACGACTGGCTCGCCCCCGGCCACCTGGAGCGGCTGGTCGCGGCCATCGACGGGCTCGGCTGCGACTTCGTGCGCACCGACCACGTGCAGGCCGAGGGCCGTAAGCGGGTCGTGCACCGCGCCCCGCTGGCGCGGCGGGACATGGTGCTCGACCCGCGCGAGGCGATCCTGCCGGCCGGGGTGCGGACCATGGTCGACTACCCGTACGCCTGGGCGGGCGTCTACCGCCGCTCGCTGCACGACCTGCTGCGCTTCCCCGGCTCGCTGCACACCGCCGAGGACCGGCCGTGGATCTGGCGGCTGCACCAGGAGGCGGCCACGTTCGCCGTGGTGTCGCTCGCCGGGCTCTTCTACCGGCGGCAGGTGGCCGGGTCGCTGACGCAGGTGGGCGACGAGCGGCAGCTCCACTTCTTCGACGCGTTCGAGCTGGTCTTCAAGGACGTCGAGGAGGAGTTCCGGCCCAAGGCGGTGCGCAACTTCTGCTCGCTGCTCGCCCACCACCTGCGGCTCGCCGACCGGTTCACGCCGCGGCTGCGGGCCCGCTTCGAGGAGCGCGGCGTCGCCATGGTGCGCGGCCTGCCGCCGGACCTCGTCGTCGAGTCGCTGGCGGGGATGTCCGCCGAACGCGAGGCCGTCCTGCGGACGCTCCTGCCCGACCTGCCCCCCAGCCCACACGTGCGGTACCGGTCCCGGCCGGGCCGCGACCGGGAGGACCCGTGA
- a CDS encoding polysialyltransferase family glycosyltransferase, which translates to MTGPDPAGAPQRRDGTTVCYASTLFGAMSLAAAIDEGGFGSGGRRVLIVSTNSAVPEVTVPLDRTPGFAALRSRFDEIHSWNELIAPLHPADWRARVIEVPMMERLIRGHLGLGRVDELVLESVAVPPARTIAGLVRDCPVTVYSDGLMSYGPTRDPLPADIFRRVTRLLHLDLVPGLTPLLLSEYGVPAEVLPEAAFLKVVREVAGTSPGLPHGEAMILGQYLSSLGIVTPEEEAELHEGMLRALAARGHTTIVFKPHPAAGRGHTRLLRAAAGRLGVRLEVVGESVPAEVCFDASRLSLVAGCFSTGLVTARRYFGLPVASYGTELVLERLTPYENSNRVPVTIVDALLPRLSSDGELREPPAADLAALVRGVGYCMQAEAYPELRPEGAASFDPRYFRRKRLETLGLAPRPTALTRLRRRLRAAL; encoded by the coding sequence GTGACCGGACCCGACCCCGCCGGCGCCCCGCAGCGGCGCGACGGCACCACGGTCTGCTACGCCTCGACCCTGTTCGGCGCGATGTCGCTGGCGGCGGCGATCGACGAGGGCGGCTTCGGCTCCGGCGGCCGGCGCGTCCTGATCGTCTCGACCAACTCCGCGGTCCCCGAGGTGACCGTGCCGCTCGACCGGACACCCGGGTTCGCGGCACTGCGCTCCCGCTTCGACGAGATCCACTCGTGGAACGAGCTGATCGCGCCGCTGCACCCGGCCGACTGGCGGGCACGGGTGATCGAGGTGCCGATGATGGAACGGCTGATCCGCGGCCACCTCGGGCTCGGCCGGGTGGACGAGCTGGTGCTGGAGTCCGTGGCCGTGCCGCCCGCGCGGACGATCGCCGGGCTGGTGCGCGACTGCCCGGTCACCGTCTACTCCGACGGGCTGATGAGCTACGGGCCGACCCGCGACCCGCTGCCCGCCGACATCTTCCGCCGCGTCACCCGGCTGCTCCACCTCGACCTGGTGCCCGGCCTGACGCCGCTGCTGCTCAGCGAGTACGGGGTGCCCGCCGAGGTGCTGCCGGAGGCGGCGTTCCTGAAGGTCGTCCGCGAGGTGGCCGGCACCTCGCCGGGCCTGCCGCACGGGGAGGCGATGATCCTCGGGCAGTACCTGTCGTCGCTCGGCATCGTCACGCCCGAGGAGGAGGCGGAGCTGCACGAGGGGATGCTGCGCGCGCTGGCCGCCCGCGGGCACACGACGATCGTCTTCAAGCCGCACCCGGCCGCCGGGCGTGGCCACACCCGCCTGCTGCGCGCCGCCGCCGGGCGACTGGGCGTGCGACTGGAGGTGGTGGGCGAGAGCGTGCCCGCCGAGGTGTGCTTCGACGCCTCGCGGCTGAGCCTGGTGGCCGGCTGCTTCTCGACCGGACTGGTGACGGCGCGGCGCTACTTCGGGCTGCCGGTGGCCTCGTACGGGACCGAGCTGGTGCTGGAGCGGCTCACCCCGTACGAGAACAGCAACCGGGTGCCGGTCACGATCGTGGACGCGTTGCTGCCCCGGCTGTCGTCGGACGGCGAGCTGCGTGAGCCGCCCGCCGCCGACCTGGCGGCGCTGGTGCGCGGGGTGGGCTACTGCATGCAGGCCGAGGCGTACCCGGAGCTGCGGCCCGAGGGGGCGGCCTCCTTCGACCCGCGCTACTTCAGGCGCAAGCGCCTGGAGACCCTCGGCCTGGCTCCCCGGCCCACCGCCCTCACCCGCCTGCGCCGCAGGCTGCGCGCCGCCCTCTGA
- a CDS encoding DUF6716 putative glycosyltransferase, producing MRVLAVADSDSYLKWAACLLADLPPGCTTRLAVIRTPIAPSPGQIAAALSGAPVAEPLPQVLSARALRRTAERMRPDVVLVACTGPVVDVLVADVLDGLRPRPVFVTGLPGISVPATEKAWLYRSGCDLFVLHSRREVAEFGEIAARLGGGGAIGLARLPFLRPRGGSPATAGGGDRVVFATQAKVPRQREERERILGALARLAADRPDLDVVVKLRAWEDERQTHNERHHYQRLWRELGEPGRLGFETGPMHEQLARAAGFVTVSSTAALEAVAHGVPSLVLSDFGVNAEMINLVFEGSGLLGTLDDLAGGAFRTADAGWCAANYFHPAGGDDWTVRLAALVAGPATPPRSLLDGPEHAAARRRARLRVEVPPPMLRAGYRAKRRVRRYLRAFP from the coding sequence GTGAGGGTGCTGGCTGTCGCCGACTCCGACTCGTACCTGAAATGGGCGGCCTGCCTGCTCGCCGACCTGCCGCCGGGCTGCACGACGCGGCTCGCGGTGATCCGCACGCCGATCGCCCCCTCGCCGGGCCAGATCGCCGCCGCGCTGAGCGGTGCGCCGGTCGCCGAGCCCCTGCCGCAGGTGCTGTCGGCGCGCGCCCTGCGGCGCACGGCCGAGCGGATGCGGCCCGACGTGGTGCTCGTGGCCTGCACCGGGCCCGTCGTGGACGTGCTGGTGGCCGACGTGCTGGACGGGCTGCGGCCGCGGCCGGTGTTCGTCACCGGCCTGCCGGGCATCTCGGTGCCCGCGACGGAGAAGGCGTGGCTGTACCGCAGCGGCTGCGACCTGTTCGTGCTGCACAGCCGGCGGGAGGTGGCCGAGTTCGGCGAGATCGCCGCGCGGCTCGGCGGGGGAGGGGCGATCGGCCTGGCGAGGCTGCCCTTCCTGCGCCCGCGCGGCGGGTCGCCCGCCACGGCAGGCGGCGGTGACCGGGTCGTGTTCGCCACCCAGGCCAAGGTGCCGAGGCAGCGCGAGGAACGCGAGCGGATCCTGGGCGCCCTGGCCCGGCTGGCCGCCGACCGCCCCGACCTCGACGTGGTGGTGAAGCTGCGCGCCTGGGAGGACGAGCGGCAGACCCACAACGAGCGCCACCACTACCAGCGGCTCTGGCGGGAGCTGGGCGAGCCGGGCCGGCTCGGGTTCGAGACAGGCCCGATGCACGAGCAACTCGCGCGGGCCGCGGGGTTCGTCACGGTCAGCTCGACGGCCGCCCTGGAGGCCGTCGCGCACGGCGTTCCGTCGCTGGTGCTCAGCGACTTCGGGGTGAACGCCGAGATGATCAACCTGGTGTTCGAGGGCTCCGGCCTGCTCGGCACGCTCGACGACCTGGCCGGCGGCGCGTTCCGCACCGCCGACGCCGGGTGGTGCGCGGCCAACTACTTCCACCCCGCGGGCGGCGACGACTGGACCGTACGGCTCGCGGCCCTGGTGGCCGGCCCGGCGACGCCGCCGCGCTCCCTGCTGGACGGGCCGGAGCACGCCGCCGCCCGGCGCCGCGCCCGCCTGCGCGTGGAGGTGCCGCCGCCCATGCTCCGCGCCGGCTATCGCGCGAAACGCCGCGTGCGCCGCTACCTGCGCGCCTTCCCCTGA
- a CDS encoding Gfo/Idh/MocA family protein has product MKDLAWGIAATGGIARTVGAVIAAEPGMRVAAVGSRDVTRARELAGALGAESAYGSYAELCADPAVDAVYVATPHAQHLEVAEAAIANGKAVLCEKPLAASVADTERMVRLAREAGIFLMEAMWMRFNPLIRRVATDPRFGEIRSVHASFGFSSPYDPAHRLWAPELGGGALLDLGIYPFGLAQLLLGRPERLAMTGSLAPSGVDAEAAGVLVYPGGRRALVEVSLRGAFPNSAYVVGTGMRADIQAPFWAPERLVLSGPSMEPEIHELDPADNGYAGEVREVREALAEGRTESAVMPLDESVAMARLLADARQQVS; this is encoded by the coding sequence GTGAAAGATCTCGCATGGGGCATCGCGGCGACCGGCGGCATCGCGCGGACCGTGGGAGCGGTCATCGCGGCGGAGCCCGGGATGCGGGTCGCGGCCGTCGGCTCCCGTGACGTGACGCGGGCCAGGGAACTGGCCGGCGCCCTGGGGGCCGAGTCCGCCTACGGCTCCTACGCGGAGCTGTGCGCCGACCCCGCCGTGGACGCCGTCTACGTGGCCACCCCGCACGCCCAGCACCTGGAGGTGGCCGAGGCCGCCATCGCGAACGGCAAGGCCGTGCTGTGCGAGAAGCCGCTGGCCGCGTCGGTGGCCGACACCGAGCGGATGGTGCGCCTGGCCCGCGAGGCCGGGATCTTCCTGATGGAAGCGATGTGGATGCGCTTCAACCCGCTGATCCGGCGGGTGGCGACGGACCCGCGCTTCGGCGAGATCCGATCGGTGCACGCCTCGTTCGGCTTCTCCTCGCCGTACGACCCGGCGCACCGGCTGTGGGCACCGGAGCTGGGCGGCGGGGCACTGCTCGACCTGGGGATCTACCCGTTCGGGCTGGCGCAGTTGCTGCTCGGCCGGCCGGAGCGGCTGGCGATGACCGGTTCGCTGGCGCCGTCCGGGGTGGACGCGGAGGCGGCGGGGGTGCTGGTCTACCCCGGCGGGAGGCGGGCGCTGGTCGAGGTGTCGCTGCGCGGCGCCTTCCCCAACAGCGCGTACGTGGTGGGCACCGGGATGCGCGCCGACATCCAGGCGCCGTTCTGGGCGCCGGAGCGGCTGGTGCTCAGCGGGCCGTCGATGGAGCCCGAGATCCACGAGCTGGACCCGGCCGACAACGGCTACGCCGGAGAGGTGCGCGAGGTGCGCGAGGCCCTGGCCGAGGGCCGGACCGAGAGCGCCGTGATGCCCCTTGACGAAAGCGTTGCCATGGCCCGCCTCCTGGCCGACGCTCGTCAGCAAGTCTCCTGA
- a CDS encoding CHAP domain-containing protein, which translates to MAINRLYRARKTPLLRAGAGVTLTLTAAFGLSSPALADVPEQAPRAASAGHKQQANKISVTASQLLQLARAQVGTTENAYGGGTKFQQWYAGSQRAMETVRRDGGSRRGYLNAPWCAMFVSWVGEKLGARPQVGWDAWTVAHARWFVANKRWGSAPKPGAVVFFSWSGGKSLTSIRHVGFVVKDNGNGTISTIEGNTGNGRVEERVRSKSDVVGYGYPEYAG; encoded by the coding sequence ATGGCCATCAACCGTCTTTACCGTGCCCGGAAGACCCCCCTCCTGCGCGCCGGTGCCGGCGTCACCCTCACCCTCACGGCCGCGTTCGGCCTGTCCTCCCCCGCCCTCGCCGACGTCCCCGAGCAGGCGCCGCGGGCCGCGTCGGCAGGGCACAAGCAGCAGGCCAACAAGATCAGCGTGACCGCCTCGCAGCTCCTGCAGCTGGCCCGAGCCCAGGTCGGCACCACGGAGAACGCCTACGGCGGCGGCACGAAGTTCCAGCAGTGGTACGCCGGCTCCCAGCGCGCCATGGAGACCGTCCGCCGCGACGGCGGCAGCCGCAGGGGCTACCTCAACGCCCCCTGGTGCGCGATGTTCGTCTCCTGGGTCGGCGAGAAGCTCGGCGCCCGCCCGCAGGTCGGCTGGGACGCCTGGACCGTGGCGCACGCCAGGTGGTTCGTGGCCAACAAGCGCTGGGGCAGCGCGCCCAAGCCCGGCGCCGTCGTCTTCTTCTCCTGGAGCGGCGGCAAGTCCCTGACCTCGATCAGGCACGTCGGCTTCGTGGTCAAGGACAACGGCAACGGCACCATCTCCACGATCGAGGGCAACACGGGCAACGGCCGGGTCGAGGAGCGCGTCCGGTCCAAGTCGGACGTCGTCGGCTACGGCTACCCCGAGTACGCCGGCTGA
- a CDS encoding ABC transporter substrate-binding protein — translation MTNHKRFVVTGVALTALAAVAACSGGGGDTKTATQSGSAAEPVTINVHTFGGGENFGYDEAVKKWNAEHPNIQIKYQNLTDRFEDVYLPQLLQRLQAGAGAGDVVGIDEGAMGLMAARPQFFADLSQYGLDSRKADFPASKWEAGLNTDGKLFALGTDMGGMTMCYRKDLFEKAGLPTDREEVGKLWPDWNAFFETGKKFEAAKTGAKFMDGPNTIYNVILFQEAPKNGNLAYFDKSNQLIVEKNPAVKTSFDWVQKFSQAGLTAKLQAWSPAWDKAIKGGGFATMGCPSWMLGVIEGKAGESNKGNWDVAAVPGGSGNWGGSWLAVPKQSKHPKEAAEVLNYLTGKDGHVAAFKEAGAFPSSIPAQQDPEVSGLKNAYFNDAPTGQIFAASVANLQPVFFGEKHAQVKTAVEKVLEGMDQGAVKYDEAWTKFVEAGVKAAG, via the coding sequence ATGACGAACCACAAGCGCTTTGTTGTGACCGGCGTCGCGCTCACCGCGCTGGCGGCCGTCGCCGCGTGCAGCGGCGGCGGAGGCGACACGAAGACGGCCACCCAGAGCGGCTCCGCGGCCGAGCCGGTCACCATCAACGTGCACACCTTCGGCGGCGGCGAGAACTTCGGCTACGACGAGGCCGTCAAGAAGTGGAACGCCGAGCACCCGAACATCCAGATCAAGTACCAGAACCTGACCGACCGGTTCGAGGACGTGTACCTGCCGCAGCTTCTCCAGCGCCTCCAGGCGGGGGCGGGCGCCGGGGACGTCGTCGGCATCGACGAGGGCGCGATGGGCCTCATGGCCGCCCGCCCGCAGTTCTTCGCCGACCTGAGCCAGTACGGCCTCGACAGCCGCAAGGCCGACTTCCCCGCCTCCAAGTGGGAGGCCGGCCTCAACACCGACGGCAAGCTGTTCGCCCTGGGCACCGACATGGGCGGCATGACGATGTGCTACCGCAAGGACCTGTTCGAGAAGGCGGGCCTGCCCACCGACCGTGAAGAGGTCGGCAAGCTGTGGCCCGACTGGAACGCCTTCTTCGAGACCGGCAAGAAGTTCGAGGCCGCCAAGACCGGCGCCAAGTTCATGGACGGGCCCAACACGATCTACAACGTGATCCTGTTCCAGGAGGCCCCGAAGAACGGCAACCTGGCGTACTTCGACAAGAGCAACCAGCTCATCGTCGAGAAGAACCCGGCCGTCAAGACCTCCTTCGACTGGGTGCAGAAGTTCAGCCAGGCCGGGCTGACCGCCAAGCTGCAGGCGTGGAGCCCGGCGTGGGACAAGGCCATCAAGGGCGGCGGCTTCGCCACCATGGGCTGCCCGTCCTGGATGCTCGGCGTCATCGAGGGCAAGGCCGGCGAGTCCAACAAGGGCAACTGGGACGTCGCGGCCGTGCCGGGCGGCTCGGGCAACTGGGGCGGCTCCTGGCTCGCGGTGCCCAAGCAGAGCAAGCACCCCAAGGAGGCCGCCGAGGTCCTGAACTACCTCACCGGCAAGGACGGCCACGTTGCCGCCTTCAAGGAGGCCGGCGCCTTCCCCAGCTCGATCCCCGCGCAGCAGGACCCCGAGGTGTCGGGCCTGAAGAACGCCTACTTCAACGACGCGCCGACCGGCCAGATCTTCGCCGCCTCGGTCGCGAACCTGCAGCCGGTGTTCTTCGGCGAGAAGCACGCGCAGGTGAAGACCGCGGTCGAGAAGGTGCTGGAGGGCATGGACCAGGGCGCGGTCAAGTACGACGAGGCCTGGACGAAGTTCGTCGAGGCGGGCGTGAAGGCAGCGGGCTGA
- a CDS encoding carbohydrate ABC transporter permease, whose amino-acid sequence MTLQLAPPRQGPPSQAPPPGRWGRFDLKGVPYLLVSPYYVLFAIFGVFPLAYTLWLSLHDWELAGDKTFTGLDNYVKLVTDASFWNAVINTLGMFALATVPQLVLALMLANALNKRLKGRLLLRLGVLLPLVTSVVAVAVIFSQLYSRDYGLFNWILSWFGVEPIVWQNEKWSSWLAISTMVDWRWTGYNAIILLAAMQTIPRDLYEAAALDGASARRQFWQITVPMLRPTLVFVVFISTIGGMTLFAEPVMFEGNPMMTGGTTGQYQTVAMFIVKEAFRDFDMGYAAAAAWLLFVLILVGTMINYGFTRRIRGAR is encoded by the coding sequence ATGACTCTCCAACTCGCGCCGCCGCGGCAGGGGCCGCCCAGCCAGGCCCCGCCACCCGGGCGGTGGGGTCGCTTCGACCTCAAGGGCGTGCCGTACCTGCTGGTGTCGCCCTACTACGTGCTGTTCGCGATCTTCGGCGTCTTCCCCCTGGCCTACACGCTGTGGCTGTCCCTGCACGACTGGGAGCTCGCGGGCGACAAGACCTTCACCGGCCTGGACAACTACGTCAAGCTCGTCACCGACGCGTCCTTCTGGAACGCGGTGATCAACACGCTCGGCATGTTCGCCCTGGCCACGGTCCCGCAGTTGGTGCTGGCCCTGATGCTGGCCAACGCGCTGAACAAGCGGCTCAAGGGCAGGCTGCTGCTGCGCCTGGGCGTGCTGCTGCCGCTGGTGACCTCGGTGGTGGCCGTGGCGGTGATCTTCAGCCAGCTCTACAGCCGCGACTACGGGTTGTTCAACTGGATCCTGAGCTGGTTCGGCGTCGAGCCGATCGTCTGGCAGAACGAGAAGTGGTCGTCCTGGCTCGCGATCTCCACGATGGTCGACTGGCGCTGGACCGGCTACAACGCGATCATCCTGCTCGCCGCGATGCAGACCATCCCCCGCGACCTGTACGAGGCGGCCGCGCTCGACGGCGCCTCGGCCCGCAGGCAGTTCTGGCAGATCACGGTGCCGATGCTGCGGCCGACGCTGGTGTTCGTCGTCTTCATCTCCACCATCGGCGGGATGACGCTGTTCGCCGAGCCGGTCATGTTCGAGGGCAACCCGATGATGACGGGCGGCACCACCGGCCAGTACCAGACCGTGGCCATGTTCATCGTCAAGGAGGCCTTCCGCGACTTCGACATGGGCTACGCCGCGGCGGCCGCCTGGCTGCTGTTCGTGCTGATCCTGGTCGGCACGATGATCAACTACGGGTTCACCCGGCGCATCAGGGGGGCGCGATGA
- a CDS encoding carbohydrate ABC transporter permease, protein MRNKPWDATLLTKITLVFALIMSAFPIYYMFIMATRTNEDAVETPPPLLPGGHLGENVERLLATEDANFVTGLVNSAIVATTVTVSVVLISTLAGFAFAKLRFPGSKLLLGLILVTMMVPLQQMGVVPLYELMVTLGWTGRLQSVILPFLVNGFGVFMMTQYTSQAVPDELVEAARVDGATTMGIYRRIVVPALRPGMAVLALLVFMQTWNEFMWPLIVLTPDNPVVQTSIAALNSAHGTDYVMLFTGTAASVLPLFVVFVLFGRQIVGGLMEGAVKA, encoded by the coding sequence ATGAGGAACAAGCCCTGGGACGCGACACTGCTGACCAAGATCACGCTGGTGTTCGCACTGATCATGTCGGCGTTCCCGATCTACTACATGTTCATCATGGCGACCCGGACCAACGAGGACGCCGTCGAGACGCCCCCGCCGCTGCTGCCCGGCGGCCACCTCGGCGAGAACGTCGAGCGGCTGCTGGCCACCGAGGACGCCAACTTCGTGACCGGCCTGGTCAACTCGGCGATCGTGGCCACCACGGTGACGGTGTCGGTGGTGCTCATCTCGACCCTGGCCGGCTTCGCGTTCGCCAAGCTGCGCTTCCCCGGTTCCAAGCTGCTGCTCGGGCTGATCCTCGTCACGATGATGGTGCCGCTGCAGCAGATGGGCGTGGTGCCGCTGTACGAGCTGATGGTCACGCTCGGCTGGACCGGCCGGCTCCAGTCGGTGATCCTGCCCTTCCTGGTCAACGGGTTCGGCGTGTTCATGATGACGCAGTACACCTCCCAGGCGGTCCCCGACGAGCTCGTCGAGGCGGCCCGGGTCGACGGGGCGACCACCATGGGCATCTACCGGAGGATCGTCGTCCCGGCGCTCCGGCCGGGCATGGCGGTCCTCGCGCTGCTGGTGTTCATGCAGACCTGGAACGAGTTCATGTGGCCGCTGATCGTGCTGACCCCGGACAACCCGGTGGTCCAGACGTCCATCGCGGCGCTCAACTCCGCCCACGGCACCGACTACGTGATGCTGTTCACCGGCACCGCCGCCTCGGTCCTCCCCCTCTTCGTGGTTTTCGTGCTGTTCGGCCGGCAGATCGTCGGCGGCCTGATGGAAGGTGCGGTCAAGGCGTGA
- a CDS encoding GH1 family beta-glucosidase, whose protein sequence is MTTQQEQASSHLRFPATFAWGAATSAYQVEGAVNEDGRGTSIWDTFTRTPGRVLGGDHADVAIDHYHRFRDDVAVMAELGLTAYRFSVSWPRIQPDGSGTFNLKGLDFYKRLTDELRANGIDPWLTLYHWDLPQALEDAGGWPNRDTAYRFADYARCVHDALKDHVHTFSTVNEPWCAAFLGYASGEHAPGRREPANAVRAAHHLNLAHGLAVQAMDARRVGGCVNLYAVSPETRSEADLDAARRIDGLQNRFFLDALLLGRYPDDVIEDLGVGLDFVADGDMAVINAPIDVLLVNYYSRFTVSGAPGGKASAAAAPTDTGSPWVGSEHVSFVNGGRPVTAMGWEIDQDGLLEVLNRVARDYPAVPLVISENGAAFDDVLEQGRVHDTDRRAYLDAHLSACRAAIEAGVPLEGYFAWSLMDNFEWAWGYGKRFGLVHVDFETQRRVLKDSALWYAEIIRHNRRHEPTDS, encoded by the coding sequence GTGACGACTCAACAGGAGCAGGCGAGCTCCCACCTCCGCTTCCCCGCGACGTTCGCGTGGGGCGCGGCCACCTCGGCGTACCAGGTCGAGGGGGCGGTGAACGAGGACGGCCGGGGCACGTCGATCTGGGACACCTTCACCCGGACGCCCGGCCGGGTGCTCGGCGGCGATCACGCGGACGTGGCCATCGACCACTACCACCGGTTCAGGGACGACGTCGCCGTCATGGCCGAGCTGGGCCTGACGGCCTACCGCTTCTCCGTCTCCTGGCCGCGTATCCAGCCCGACGGCTCGGGGACGTTCAACCTCAAGGGGCTCGACTTCTACAAGCGGCTCACCGACGAGCTGCGCGCGAACGGCATCGACCCCTGGCTGACGCTCTACCACTGGGACCTGCCGCAGGCGCTGGAGGACGCGGGAGGCTGGCCCAACCGCGACACCGCCTACCGGTTCGCCGACTACGCCCGGTGCGTGCACGACGCGCTGAAGGACCACGTGCACACCTTCAGCACGGTGAACGAGCCGTGGTGCGCGGCCTTCCTCGGCTACGCCTCCGGCGAGCACGCGCCCGGCCGCCGCGAGCCGGCCAACGCCGTCCGGGCCGCCCACCATCTCAACCTCGCGCACGGGCTCGCCGTCCAGGCCATGGACGCCCGCCGCGTGGGCGGCTGCGTCAACCTGTACGCGGTCAGCCCCGAGACCCGGAGCGAGGCCGACCTGGACGCGGCGCGGCGGATCGACGGCCTGCAGAACCGCTTCTTCCTCGACGCGCTGCTGCTCGGCCGCTACCCCGACGACGTGATCGAGGACCTCGGGGTCGGCCTGGACTTCGTCGCCGACGGCGACATGGCCGTCATCAACGCGCCGATCGACGTGCTGCTGGTCAACTACTACAGCCGCTTCACCGTCTCCGGCGCTCCGGGCGGCAAGGCGTCGGCCGCGGCGGCGCCCACCGACACCGGCTCGCCGTGGGTGGGCAGCGAGCACGTGTCGTTCGTCAACGGCGGCCGGCCGGTGACCGCGATGGGCTGGGAGATCGACCAGGACGGCCTGCTGGAGGTGCTGAACCGGGTGGCGCGCGACTACCCGGCGGTCCCGCTGGTGATCTCCGAGAACGGCGCCGCGTTCGACGACGTGCTGGAGCAGGGCCGGGTGCACGACACCGACCGGCGGGCCTACCTCGACGCCCACCTGAGCGCCTGCCGTGCCGCGATCGAGGCCGGCGTGCCGCTGGAGGGGTACTTCGCCTGGTCGCTGATGGACAACTTCGAGTGGGCCTGGGGTTACGGCAAGCGGTTCGGGCTGGTACACGTCGACTTCGAGACGCAGCGGCGGGTGCTCAAGGACAGCGCTCTCTGGTACGCCGAGATCATCCGGCACAATAGGCGACATGAACCGACCGACTCTTGA
- a CDS encoding LacI family DNA-binding transcriptional regulator codes for MNRPTLEAVAARAGVGRGTVSRVINGSPNVSDKAREAVRQAIQELGYVPNRAARTLVTRRTDTVALVVSESELRVFDEPYFAGTIRGIGSALSETGLQLILAMAQSPEEHERLEHYLTGQHVDGVLLLSLHGADPLPGRLEEMGVPTVLGGRPVGLSPYSYVDMDNRAGARQAVKHLLGLGRGAIATIAGPQDMGVGVDRLAGYRDALLPSGLPELVAYGDFSEESGAAAMRELLDGHPELDAVFAASDLMAVGAMRVLKAAGRAIPGDVAVVGFEDSKAAMHTDPPLTTVHQPTEAMGRQMAQLLVARINGEVLRQPVVILDTHLVRRQSA; via the coding sequence ATGAACCGACCGACTCTTGAGGCAGTCGCGGCTCGGGCCGGCGTCGGCCGGGGCACGGTGTCGAGAGTCATCAACGGCTCGCCCAACGTCAGCGACAAGGCGCGCGAGGCGGTGCGGCAGGCCATCCAGGAGCTGGGCTACGTGCCCAACCGGGCGGCCAGGACGCTGGTCACGCGGCGCACCGACACGGTGGCCCTGGTGGTCTCGGAGTCGGAGCTCCGCGTGTTCGACGAGCCCTACTTCGCCGGCACCATCCGCGGCATCGGCTCGGCGCTGTCGGAGACGGGATTGCAGCTCATCCTCGCCATGGCGCAGTCGCCCGAGGAGCACGAACGGCTGGAGCACTACCTGACGGGGCAGCACGTCGACGGCGTGCTGCTGCTGTCGCTGCACGGCGCCGACCCGCTGCCGGGCCGGCTGGAGGAGATGGGCGTGCCGACCGTGCTCGGCGGCAGGCCCGTCGGCCTGTCCCCCTACAGCTACGTCGACATGGACAACCGGGCCGGGGCCCGGCAGGCGGTCAAACACCTGCTGGGCCTCGGCCGCGGCGCGATCGCCACCATCGCCGGCCCCCAGGACATGGGCGTGGGCGTCGACCGTCTGGCGGGCTACCGCGACGCGCTGCTGCCCTCCGGCCTGCCGGAGCTCGTGGCCTACGGCGACTTCTCCGAGGAGAGCGGCGCGGCGGCGATGCGCGAGCTGCTGGACGGCCATCCGGAGCTCGACGCGGTGTTCGCCGCCTCCGACCTCATGGCGGTCGGCGCGATGCGGGTGCTGAAGGCCGCCGGCCGGGCCATCCCGGGCGACGTCGCCGTGGTCGGCTTCGAGGACTCCAAGGCCGCCATGCACACCGACCCGCCGCTGACGACCGTCCACCAGCCGACCGAGGCGATGGGCCGGCAGATGGCGCAACTGCTGGTGGCCCGCATCAACGGCGAGGTCCTGCGCCAGCCGGTGGTCATCCTCGACACCCACCTGGTGCGCCGCCAGTCCGCCTGA